One segment of Amycolatopsis alba DSM 44262 DNA contains the following:
- a CDS encoding response regulator codes for MTGEPVRVLLADDQILVRSGFRLVIESQADVTVVGEAGDGLAAVEHTRRLNPDLVLMDVRMPVLDGIEATRRVLTLPDAPKVVMLTTYDVDEHALAAIRAGASGFLLKDATPEELLAAIRTVHEGDAVIAPSTTRRLLDRLAPPLDPLAARSAETLTGREREVLAGMARGWSNAEIAEWLVVAPGTVKTHVGNILAKLRVRDRVQAVVLAYEAGVVRPGER; via the coding sequence GTGACCGGGGAGCCGGTCCGTGTCCTGCTTGCCGACGATCAGATCCTGGTCCGGTCCGGGTTCCGGCTGGTCATCGAGTCGCAGGCGGATGTGACCGTGGTCGGCGAGGCGGGTGACGGTCTCGCCGCGGTGGAGCACACCCGGCGGCTGAACCCGGATCTGGTGCTGATGGACGTGCGGATGCCGGTGCTCGACGGCATCGAGGCCACGCGACGGGTGCTGACCCTGCCTGACGCGCCGAAGGTCGTCATGCTCACGACGTACGACGTCGACGAGCACGCGCTGGCCGCCATCCGGGCCGGGGCCAGCGGCTTCCTGCTCAAGGACGCCACCCCGGAGGAGTTGCTGGCCGCGATCCGGACGGTGCACGAAGGCGACGCGGTGATCGCCCCTTCCACCACCCGCCGGTTGCTGGACCGGCTGGCGCCCCCGCTCGACCCGCTCGCGGCCCGGTCGGCGGAGACGCTGACCGGACGCGAGCGGGAGGTGCTGGCCGGGATGGCCCGAGGCTGGTCCAACGCCGAGATCGCCGAGTGGCTGGTGGTCGCACCGGGGACGGTGAAGACCCACGTGGGCAACATCCTGGCCAAACTGCGGGTGCGGGACAGGGTGCAGGCGGTGGTCCTCGCCTACGAAGCGGGCGTGGTCCGGCCCGGCGAGCGGTGA
- a CDS encoding ABC transporter ATP-binding protein, translating into MIELDHVSFTYHGRSEPVLADVTLSIGEGELVLFAGQTGAGKSTLLGTINGLVPHFTGGHLEGTVSVDGVTTWSRPPREFAHLVGVVGQDPLAGFVTDTVEDELAYGMEQLGLSPQVMRRRVEETLDLLGIAELRRRALRTLSGGQQQRVAIGSVLTTHPKVLVLDEPTSALDPTAAEEVLATLARLVEDLGTTVLMAEHRMERVIPFADRMIHVPGTGGVVDGTPPEVLKDMPIAPPIVHLGRLAAWDPLPMTVRDARRRASSLTLGTPPARDTTAGDELLIADGVVVRYGPKVAVREVDLALRAGEVLAMMGRNGSGKSSLLWAVQGSGPRHGGKVTVGGKDPKTLSSAEARKLVGMVPQTASDLLYLQTVAAECEAADAESGAEPGHSRGLLDRLAPGIDPASHPRDLSEGQRLALVLAVQLSAAPRIMLLDEPTRGLDYTAKAALAQMIASLTAEGKAVVVATHDVEFVATIAHRVLVMAEGEVVSDGPTGEVLGGSPAFATQVAKILGEPWLTVDDVRSALPQEVP; encoded by the coding sequence ATGATCGAACTCGACCACGTTTCCTTCACCTACCACGGCCGTTCCGAGCCGGTGCTCGCCGACGTGACGCTGTCCATCGGCGAAGGCGAGCTCGTGTTGTTCGCGGGCCAGACGGGCGCGGGCAAGTCGACGCTGCTCGGCACGATCAACGGTCTCGTCCCGCATTTCACCGGCGGTCACCTCGAAGGAACGGTTTCCGTCGACGGCGTCACGACGTGGTCCCGGCCGCCGCGCGAGTTCGCGCATCTGGTCGGTGTCGTCGGGCAGGATCCCTTGGCGGGCTTCGTCACCGACACGGTCGAGGACGAACTCGCGTACGGCATGGAGCAGCTCGGCCTGAGCCCGCAGGTGATGCGCCGCCGGGTCGAAGAGACGCTCGATCTCCTCGGCATCGCGGAACTGCGCAGGCGCGCGCTGCGGACACTGTCCGGTGGGCAGCAGCAGCGGGTGGCGATCGGCTCGGTGCTCACCACTCATCCGAAGGTGCTGGTGCTGGACGAACCGACGTCGGCGCTGGACCCGACCGCCGCCGAGGAGGTGCTGGCGACGCTGGCCAGGCTGGTGGAAGACCTCGGCACGACCGTGCTGATGGCCGAGCACCGGATGGAACGCGTGATCCCGTTCGCGGACCGGATGATCCACGTCCCCGGCACCGGGGGAGTGGTCGACGGGACCCCGCCGGAAGTGCTGAAGGACATGCCCATCGCGCCGCCGATCGTCCACTTGGGACGGCTGGCCGCCTGGGATCCGCTGCCGATGACGGTCCGTGACGCGCGACGCCGGGCTTCTTCGCTGACGCTGGGGACTCCGCCCGCGCGGGACACGACCGCGGGCGACGAGCTGCTGATCGCCGACGGCGTCGTCGTGCGGTACGGGCCGAAGGTCGCCGTGCGCGAGGTCGACCTTGCCCTGCGCGCCGGCGAGGTGCTGGCGATGATGGGACGCAACGGTTCCGGCAAGTCGTCGCTGCTGTGGGCGGTGCAGGGGTCCGGTCCCCGCCACGGCGGCAAGGTCACCGTCGGCGGCAAGGACCCGAAGACGCTGAGCAGCGCCGAGGCGCGGAAACTCGTCGGCATGGTGCCGCAGACCGCGAGCGACCTGCTGTACCTGCAGACAGTCGCCGCCGAATGCGAGGCAGCCGACGCCGAGTCGGGAGCGGAGCCGGGGCACAGCCGTGGCCTGCTCGACAGGCTCGCTCCCGGCATCGATCCCGCGTCGCATCCGCGGGACCTTTCGGAGGGCCAGCGGCTCGCGCTCGTGCTCGCGGTGCAGCTTTCGGCCGCCCCGCGGATCATGCTGCTGGACGAACCGACCCGCGGCCTCGACTACACCGCGAAGGCCGCGCTGGCGCAGATGATCGCGTCGCTGACGGCCGAGGGCAAGGCGGTCGTCGTGGCCACCCACGACGTCGAGTTCGTCGCGACGATCGCGCACCGCGTGCTCGTGATGGCGGAGGGGGAGGTCGTCTCGGACGGCCCGACCGGCGAGGTGCTCGGCGGCTCCCCGGCGTTCGCCACCCAGGTCGCCAAGATCCTCGGGGAGCCGTGGCTCACCGTCGACGACGTCCGATCCGCGCTGCCGCAGGAGGTCCCGTGA
- a CDS encoding energy-coupling factor transporter transmembrane component T, whose product MTSYFLPRDLHPAAWWVWALGLAVAATRTTNPWLLLTIVAVTGYVVVARRSEAPWALAFRLYLYLGAFIVAIRVFFRVVFGGAEGSTIILRLPEIPLPEWAAGIRLFGDVSAESLLGGLYDGMRLATMVICLGAANALANPKRLLKAMPPALYEVGTAVIVALSVFPQLAESVLRVRRARKLRGGSGKKKVKALHTVLIPVLEDALSRSLQLAASMDSRGYGRAGLVEARTRLITGTLMIVGLIGVCVGVYATLDGSTPRYLAAPVLSVGLVIGLVGFWSAGKRVRRTRYRPDRWHLPEIVVAVSGIAVAAILFTTSEVNPMNMNPSLITLSWPSLSWGPLLGVLIGVLPAFLTPVPEPPYAALEEPVLEKEGTA is encoded by the coding sequence ATGACGTCCTACTTCCTGCCGCGCGACCTGCATCCGGCCGCCTGGTGGGTGTGGGCGCTGGGGCTCGCCGTCGCGGCGACCCGGACGACGAACCCGTGGCTGCTGCTGACCATCGTGGCGGTCACGGGTTATGTCGTCGTGGCCCGGCGCAGCGAGGCGCCCTGGGCGCTGGCGTTCCGGCTCTACCTGTACCTCGGCGCGTTCATCGTCGCGATCCGCGTGTTCTTCCGCGTCGTGTTCGGCGGCGCCGAGGGCTCCACGATCATCCTGCGGCTGCCCGAGATCCCGCTGCCGGAATGGGCGGCGGGAATCCGGCTCTTCGGGGACGTGTCCGCGGAATCGTTGCTGGGCGGGCTTTACGACGGGATGCGGCTGGCGACGATGGTGATCTGCCTCGGCGCTGCCAACGCGCTGGCGAATCCGAAACGGCTGCTCAAGGCGATGCCGCCGGCGTTGTACGAAGTGGGCACCGCGGTGATCGTCGCGCTGTCGGTGTTCCCGCAGCTGGCCGAAAGCGTGCTGCGGGTCCGGCGCGCCCGCAAACTGCGCGGCGGCTCGGGCAAGAAGAAGGTCAAGGCCTTGCACACCGTGCTCATCCCGGTGCTGGAGGACGCGCTTTCCCGCTCGCTGCAGCTCGCCGCGTCGATGGACTCCCGTGGCTACGGCCGCGCGGGACTGGTCGAAGCGCGGACCAGGCTGATCACGGGCACCCTGATGATCGTCGGCCTGATCGGTGTCTGCGTCGGCGTTTACGCCACTTTGGACGGTTCGACGCCCAGATATCTCGCCGCACCGGTGCTTTCCGTTGGCCTCGTGATCGGCCTGGTCGGGTTCTGGTCGGCGGGCAAACGGGTCCGGCGCACCCGGTACCGGCCCGACCGCTGGCATCTGCCGGAGATCGTCGTCGCGGTGAGCGGGATCGCCGTGGCGGCCATCCTGTTCACGACGTCGGAAGTGAACCCGATGAACATGAACCCTTCGCTGATCACCCTGTCCTGGCCTTCGCTCTCGTGGGGTCCGTTGCTCGGTGTCCTGATCGGCGTGCTTCCCGCGTTCCTGACCCCGGTCCCTGAGCCTCCTTACGCCGCACTCGAAGAACCAGTGCTCGAAAAAGAAGGCACGGCATGA
- a CDS encoding LLM class F420-dependent oxidoreductase, with protein MDFGIATSVTDEGIRPHVLGAALEEKGFDSLYLPEHSHIPVSRESPYPGGELPRGALRNLDPFVALAAAATVTSKLRLGTAVALMIQRDLFYTAKEISSLDLLSGGRVVFGVGAGWNIEEMRNHGVDPRTRGALLTEQLQALKEIWTKDEAEFHGKHVDFDPVYSWPKPVRKPHPPIYVAGQGPAGLKRLAEHADGWLPHSVTPPEELRRVRSWLADQGREDVRISVFGAPADLDLLRGLADAGVDEVSLILPTLPEAETLERLDKLVQVVEPLRA; from the coding sequence ATGGACTTCGGTATCGCGACGTCAGTGACCGACGAGGGAATCCGGCCGCACGTACTGGGAGCGGCGTTGGAGGAGAAGGGTTTCGACTCCCTCTACCTCCCCGAACATTCCCACATCCCGGTCAGCAGGGAGAGCCCGTACCCCGGTGGTGAGCTGCCGCGGGGCGCCCTCCGCAATCTCGACCCGTTCGTGGCGCTGGCCGCCGCCGCGACGGTCACCTCGAAACTCCGGCTGGGCACCGCGGTCGCCCTGATGATCCAGCGCGACCTGTTCTACACGGCCAAGGAAATCTCCAGCCTCGACCTGCTTTCCGGCGGCCGGGTGGTCTTCGGGGTCGGGGCGGGCTGGAACATCGAGGAGATGCGCAACCACGGCGTCGACCCGCGGACGCGGGGCGCGCTGCTGACCGAACAGCTCCAGGCGCTCAAGGAGATCTGGACCAAGGACGAGGCGGAGTTCCACGGCAAGCACGTCGACTTCGATCCGGTCTACTCCTGGCCGAAGCCGGTGCGGAAACCGCATCCGCCGATCTACGTCGCCGGTCAGGGCCCGGCCGGGCTCAAACGGCTCGCCGAACACGCCGACGGCTGGCTGCCGCATTCCGTGACCCCGCCTGAGGAATTGCGGCGCGTCCGGTCGTGGCTCGCCGACCAGGGCCGTGAAGACGTCCGGATCAGCGTGTTCGGCGCTCCGGCCGATCTCGACCTGCTGCGCGGCCTCGCCGATGCCGGGGTCGACGAGGTCTCCCTCATCCTGCCGACGCTGCCCGAGGCCGAGACGCTGGAGCGCCTCGACAAGCTTGTGCAGGTCGTCGAGCCGCTCCGCGCCTGA
- a CDS encoding ClpX C4-type zinc finger protein, with amino-acid sequence MPSTADQSVIAACSFCLKPNTEVSALVAGPGVFICSACVVLCQQVIETRTAAVPQLAPWEQAHDLEDVLAALPRVARTSDQVEESLAGWVRRARELGASWTRIGDALGITRQSAWERFSGEK; translated from the coding sequence ATGCCCTCCACTGCGGACCAGTCGGTCATCGCCGCGTGCTCGTTCTGCCTCAAGCCCAACACGGAGGTCAGTGCCCTGGTCGCGGGACCGGGGGTGTTCATCTGCTCGGCTTGCGTGGTGCTGTGCCAGCAGGTCATCGAGACCAGGACGGCCGCGGTTCCCCAGCTCGCCCCGTGGGAGCAGGCGCATGACCTCGAAGACGTCCTGGCGGCTCTGCCTCGAGTCGCCAGGACGTCGGACCAGGTGGAGGAAAGCCTCGCCGGCTGGGTTCGGCGCGCCAGGGAACTGGGCGCCAGCTGGACCCGGATCGGGGACGCCCTCGGCATCACCCGTCAATCGGCCTGGGAGCGATTCTCCGGCGAGAAGTAG
- a CDS encoding alpha/beta hydrolase: MTKRRRTLAAGLTIALLASLAQSQPAAGAQRIGWHDCRTGPDDATGQLLAAAGATCGEVTVPLDHADPGGRTLSVAVARRAATDPARRLGTLMVNTGGPGPSREGVALLAQGLPPEVPSGAPSLAARYDLVGIDPRFFGLSAPLECGWPTGRYLQSAQLASPDRASFERGVAVARDLAARCVGQGDLLAHASTRDIARDMDLVRAALGEPKISYLGWSFGSHLGAVYRQLFPRRVERIVLDSAAAPGAAGPALTRETAPADAAALRDWARWAAVRDGRYHLGATADEVLAGVDRIAREPLLLVGGHRVDAAMIPGLLLTVDDSDAFYAEFSAQVVVLRDAARGLAVTPTPTQEWKLSLYTDPKVEPAFGFSATVANQCADRAASRDPESYYRDIQAHRAAEPLFGPLARHITPCAFWPVRPAETPVVIGNDLPALLVGASGDPVTPYAGQRALRRALPGSRMVTLDGAFRHGVYLFDTAPCVTEVVESYLLGGPLPRTDVTCARHRSPGRTTPAS, encoded by the coding sequence ATGACGAAGAGAAGACGAACACTCGCGGCGGGGCTCACGATCGCGCTTTTGGCGAGCCTCGCGCAGAGCCAACCGGCCGCCGGGGCGCAGCGGATCGGCTGGCACGACTGCCGGACCGGGCCGGACGACGCGACCGGGCAACTGCTCGCGGCGGCCGGAGCGACCTGCGGTGAGGTCACCGTTCCGCTGGACCACGCCGATCCCGGCGGCCGGACCCTTTCGGTGGCCGTCGCACGCCGTGCCGCGACCGACCCCGCGCGACGCCTGGGCACCCTGATGGTCAACACCGGCGGTCCCGGACCGTCCCGTGAGGGGGTGGCACTGCTGGCGCAAGGCCTGCCACCGGAGGTCCCGTCCGGGGCGCCATCGCTCGCGGCGCGGTACGACCTGGTCGGGATCGACCCTCGGTTCTTCGGGCTCAGCGCGCCGTTGGAATGCGGCTGGCCCACCGGGCGGTACCTGCAGAGTGCCCAGCTGGCGAGTCCGGACAGGGCCTCCTTCGAACGCGGTGTGGCGGTCGCGCGGGATCTCGCGGCGCGGTGCGTCGGCCAGGGCGACCTCCTCGCACACGCGTCCACCCGCGACATCGCGCGTGACATGGACCTTGTGCGAGCCGCTCTCGGGGAACCGAAGATCTCTTATCTTGGCTGGTCTTTCGGCAGCCATCTCGGCGCGGTCTACCGCCAGCTCTTCCCGCGACGCGTCGAGCGGATCGTGCTCGACAGCGCCGCGGCTCCAGGGGCCGCCGGTCCGGCGCTCACCCGTGAAACCGCTCCGGCGGACGCCGCGGCCTTACGTGACTGGGCACGCTGGGCGGCCGTCCGGGACGGGCGCTACCACCTCGGCGCCACCGCGGACGAGGTGCTGGCCGGAGTGGACCGGATCGCCCGCGAACCGCTGCTGCTCGTCGGCGGCCACCGCGTCGACGCGGCGATGATCCCCGGATTGCTGCTCACCGTCGACGACAGCGACGCGTTCTACGCGGAGTTCAGCGCCCAGGTCGTCGTGCTGCGCGATGCCGCACGCGGCCTCGCCGTCACGCCGACGCCCACGCAGGAGTGGAAGCTTTCCCTGTACACCGACCCGAAGGTGGAACCGGCGTTCGGGTTCAGCGCCACGGTCGCGAACCAGTGCGCGGACCGGGCCGCTTCCCGCGATCCCGAAAGCTACTACCGGGACATCCAGGCGCACCGGGCCGCCGAGCCCTTGTTCGGCCCGCTGGCGCGACACATCACGCCCTGCGCGTTCTGGCCCGTCCGGCCCGCGGAGACGCCCGTCGTGATCGGCAACGACCTTCCCGCGCTGCTCGTAGGGGCTTCAGGAGACCCTGTCACGCCGTATGCCGGACAGCGGGCGCTGCGCCGCGCCCTGCCGGGATCCCGCATGGTCACGCTGGACGGCGCCTTCCGGCACGGGGTCTATCTCTTCGACACGGCGCCCTGCGTCACCGAGGTCGTCGAGTCGTACCTGCTCGGCGGCCCTTTGCCCCGGACCGACGTCACCTGCGCCCGTCACCGCTCGCCGGGCCGGACCACGCCCGCTTCGTAG
- a CDS encoding TetR/AcrR family transcriptional regulator, with product MDADRKTSRERYRAQVCTEIKRHAWEQLATTGVSALSLNAIAKHVGMSGPALYRYFPSRDDLITDLVRDAYRSLADAVLAAGPGGGVAGVAHAIREWALADPQRYLFVYGTPIPGYHAPGDTTKISNEIMAVLLDVHAALPDDRRATPFAAHLDDHREWAGDLPVSSAVLCRALTFWTRLHGVLSLELAGHFAGMGFDPAVLFEAELGTLLDGARRSAASP from the coding sequence ATGGATGCGGACAGGAAGACCTCACGTGAGCGTTACCGGGCTCAGGTGTGCACGGAGATCAAGCGGCACGCGTGGGAACAGCTGGCCACGACGGGCGTCTCCGCGTTGTCCCTCAACGCGATCGCCAAGCACGTCGGCATGAGCGGTCCCGCGCTGTACCGGTACTTCCCGAGCCGCGACGACCTGATCACCGACCTCGTCCGCGACGCCTACCGGAGCCTCGCCGACGCCGTCCTGGCCGCCGGGCCGGGTGGCGGCGTGGCTGGGGTCGCCCACGCCATCAGGGAGTGGGCGCTGGCGGATCCGCAGCGCTACTTGTTCGTCTACGGCACGCCGATTCCCGGCTACCACGCGCCCGGCGACACCACGAAGATCTCGAACGAGATCATGGCCGTGCTGCTCGACGTCCACGCCGCTCTTCCGGACGACAGACGGGCGACGCCGTTCGCCGCGCATCTCGACGATCATCGCGAGTGGGCGGGTGACCTGCCGGTCTCGTCCGCGGTGCTGTGCCGGGCCTTGACGTTCTGGACGCGGCTCCACGGCGTCCTGTCCCTTGAACTGGCCGGCCACTTCGCCGGGATGGGATTCGATCCAGCGGTGCTGTTCGAGGCCGAACTCGGCACCCTGCTTGACGGCGCGCGTCGGTCGGCCGCAAGTCCGTGA
- a CDS encoding sensor histidine kinase — MPGERLDSWLRGHESLVDVLTASLLAACCVLFGLLVDADPVYFLFSLLLALPLALRRRDAGVCAALVLATAGAQWLTIRNDIGALPADLAVPLAVHAAAAYGPRWAGGAALAAGLAGSALGGLSWPMLPSPVTAHLLVGVFLASTVVAAWATGTLRRVRLAHREQQARLAVLAERNRISREMHDIVAHSLAVVIAQADGGRYATSPEACRSALVTIGECARQALGDLRRVLGVLRDGPA, encoded by the coding sequence GTGCCCGGTGAACGACTCGATTCCTGGCTGCGCGGACATGAGTCGCTCGTCGACGTCCTGACCGCGTCGCTGCTCGCGGCCTGCTGTGTCCTTTTCGGACTGCTCGTCGACGCCGATCCCGTCTATTTCCTGTTCTCCCTGCTCCTTGCGCTTCCGCTGGCCTTGCGGCGACGCGACGCCGGCGTGTGCGCGGCGCTCGTGCTGGCGACCGCGGGCGCCCAGTGGCTCACGATCCGGAACGACATCGGCGCCTTGCCCGCCGACCTCGCCGTACCTCTGGCGGTGCACGCCGCGGCGGCCTACGGACCGCGGTGGGCAGGCGGCGCCGCGCTCGCGGCCGGTCTCGCCGGCTCCGCGCTGGGCGGGCTGAGCTGGCCGATGCTGCCGTCGCCGGTGACCGCGCATCTGCTCGTCGGCGTCTTCCTGGCCAGCACGGTGGTGGCCGCCTGGGCGACCGGGACGCTGCGCCGGGTGCGGCTCGCCCACCGCGAACAGCAGGCGAGGCTCGCCGTCCTCGCGGAGCGGAACCGGATCTCCCGCGAGATGCACGACATCGTCGCCCATTCGCTCGCGGTGGTGATCGCGCAGGCCGACGGCGGCCGGTACGCGACCTCGCCCGAGGCCTGCCGGTCCGCGCTGGTCACGATCGGCGAATGCGCCCGGCAGGCGCTGGGCGATCTCCGGCGGGTGCTCGGTGTCCTGCGGGACGGCCCGGCGTGA
- a CDS encoding SRPBCC family protein, translating to MTDTKPRRRTAARAAAVALPLAIGLLGGAVTPAQAATATPAPLSCQGKTIDTKAPIHYRTETLINAPLSKIWHLQTDVERWPSWQEPVLTTKRLDRGPLRKNSRFRWTTPVPATATTPATTLSITSAVHQIQRGKCLRWSGPAVGEGLTIDNGVHVWNFTEVKGGVLVRTEENWSGAQVEADVPTSTQFLGMGLEAWLKDLKATAEAHC from the coding sequence ATGACGGACACCAAGCCCCGCCGCCGCACCGCCGCCCGTGCCGCCGCAGTCGCCCTTCCGCTGGCCATCGGCCTGCTGGGTGGCGCGGTGACGCCCGCCCAGGCCGCCACCGCCACTCCCGCCCCGTTGTCGTGCCAGGGCAAGACCATCGACACGAAAGCCCCGATCCACTACCGGACCGAGACCCTGATCAACGCTCCGCTGAGCAAGATCTGGCACTTGCAGACCGACGTCGAGCGCTGGCCGTCCTGGCAGGAGCCGGTCCTGACCACCAAGCGCCTCGACCGGGGCCCGCTCCGGAAGAACTCACGGTTCCGCTGGACCACCCCGGTGCCCGCCACGGCCACGACCCCCGCCACCACGCTGTCGATCACCTCGGCCGTGCACCAGATCCAGCGCGGCAAGTGCCTCCGCTGGAGCGGGCCCGCGGTCGGCGAGGGCCTCACCATCGACAACGGCGTCCACGTCTGGAACTTCACCGAGGTCAAGGGCGGCGTCCTCGTCCGCACCGAGGAGAACTGGTCCGGCGCCCAGGTCGAGGCCGACGTGCCCACCTCGACCCAGTTCCTCGGTATGGGCCTCGAAGCCTGGCTGAAGGACCTCAAGGCCACTGCCGAAGCCCACTGCTGA
- a CDS encoding prenyltransferase/squalene oxidase repeat-containing protein, translating into MRRLVLAVALLCGIGLVAAPAATAATPVKADAAAGWLARQLTDGERFEADFGGQKFPDQGLTIDAIFAFAAAGVSDTNAGKAIAWLAKPEITTGYVGSGAEAYAGAHAKLLLAAQIRGKNPASFGGVDLKTGLLSLLTPSGRFSDRSEFGDYSNAFSQSLALLALDRTPAGAPASAVTFLAGSQCADGGFPLNFGEATCTSDVDSTAMVVQALRATGDAVNAREGTTWLVTKQHANGGFGVGTNAPNANSTGLAAEALAGHRPAAAVKAREFLRSLQTGCTGAEADRGAIAYDATGLNPSTAPRATAQAILGLARVPLSDLHGGGRPQAPVLACP; encoded by the coding sequence ATGAGACGTTTGGTCCTCGCTGTCGCCTTGCTGTGCGGCATCGGACTGGTCGCCGCACCGGCGGCGACCGCGGCCACCCCGGTCAAGGCGGACGCCGCCGCGGGCTGGCTCGCCAGGCAGCTGACCGACGGGGAAAGGTTCGAGGCCGACTTCGGCGGCCAGAAGTTCCCCGACCAGGGCTTGACGATCGACGCGATCTTCGCGTTCGCCGCCGCCGGGGTGTCCGACACGAACGCGGGCAAGGCGATCGCCTGGCTGGCGAAGCCGGAGATCACCACCGGCTACGTCGGCAGCGGCGCCGAGGCGTACGCGGGCGCGCACGCCAAACTTCTGCTCGCCGCGCAGATCCGGGGCAAGAACCCGGCGTCGTTCGGCGGTGTCGATCTGAAAACGGGACTGCTCTCGCTGCTCACGCCGTCCGGCCGGTTCTCCGACCGCTCCGAATTCGGCGACTACTCCAACGCCTTCTCGCAGTCGCTCGCCCTGCTGGCGCTGGATCGCACCCCCGCCGGGGCGCCCGCGTCGGCGGTGACCTTCCTGGCGGGCAGCCAGTGCGCGGACGGCGGCTTCCCGCTGAACTTCGGCGAAGCGACCTGCACGAGCGACGTCGACTCGACCGCGATGGTCGTGCAGGCCCTGCGCGCCACCGGTGACGCGGTGAACGCCCGCGAAGGCACCACCTGGCTGGTCACCAAGCAGCACGCGAACGGCGGCTTCGGTGTCGGCACGAACGCGCCGAACGCCAACAGCACCGGCCTCGCCGCCGAAGCGCTGGCCGGGCACCGTCCCGCCGCCGCGGTCAAGGCGCGGGAATTCCTGCGGTCGCTGCAGACCGGCTGCACCGGCGCCGAGGCGGACCGCGGCGCGATCGCCTACGACGCCACCGGCCTGAACCCGTCGACCGCCCCGCGCGCGACCGCGCAGGCGATCCTCGGCCTGGCCAGGGTTCCGCTGAGTGACCTGCACGGCGGCGGCCGTCCGCAGGCTCCGGTGCTCGCCTGCCCGTAA
- a CDS encoding ECF transporter S component, with protein sequence MSTAPAVRLGPRSATVLGLASLAGLMMFVWPLLVRVEPQSMQHGPDAPFVFIGILPILIVIVLAEMSEGGMDSKALAMLGVLSAVNAALRPLGAGTAGIETVFFLLVLAGRVLGPGFGFVLGCTSLFASALLTAGVGPWLPFQMMCSAWIGMGAGLLPRRVTGKAEIAMLVGYGIFVAYVFGFLMNLWFWPFITDAEVPYHDGHISYVPGAPLLENLHRFAVFTLLTSTAGWDTGRAITNAVAILVLGPAVLATLRRASRKASYGVIPSFTDGTSRV encoded by the coding sequence GTGAGCACGGCGCCCGCGGTCCGGCTGGGCCCGCGCTCGGCGACGGTGCTCGGCCTCGCGTCGCTGGCGGGGCTGATGATGTTCGTCTGGCCGCTCCTGGTCCGGGTCGAACCGCAGTCGATGCAGCACGGTCCGGACGCGCCGTTCGTGTTCATCGGGATCCTGCCGATCCTGATCGTCATCGTGCTGGCCGAGATGTCCGAAGGGGGCATGGATTCCAAGGCCCTCGCGATGCTCGGCGTGCTCTCGGCGGTGAACGCGGCCCTGCGGCCGCTCGGCGCGGGGACCGCGGGGATCGAGACCGTGTTCTTCCTGCTGGTGCTGGCCGGGCGGGTGCTCGGGCCCGGATTCGGTTTCGTGCTGGGCTGTACGTCGCTGTTCGCTTCGGCGCTGCTGACCGCCGGGGTGGGGCCGTGGCTGCCGTTCCAGATGATGTGCTCGGCGTGGATCGGGATGGGCGCGGGACTGCTGCCGCGCCGCGTCACCGGCAAGGCCGAGATCGCGATGCTGGTCGGCTACGGGATCTTCGTCGCGTACGTGTTCGGCTTCCTGATGAACCTGTGGTTCTGGCCGTTCATCACCGACGCCGAAGTGCCGTACCACGACGGGCACATCTCCTACGTTCCCGGCGCCCCGCTGCTGGAGAACCTGCACCGGTTCGCCGTCTTCACCCTGCTGACGTCGACGGCGGGCTGGGACACGGGGCGGGCGATCACCAACGCGGTGGCGATCCTGGTGCTGGGGCCCGCCGTGCTCGCGACGTTGCGCCGCGCGTCACGGAAGGCCTCCTACGGCGTGATCCCTTCGTTCACCGACGGCACGTCCCGCGTTTAG